The following proteins come from a genomic window of Denitromonas sp.:
- a CDS encoding NYN domain-containing protein, giving the protein MQEESRIALLIDADNCPASKIDLMLDELAKYGVTNIRRAYGNWKSSSLNGWADKVHEFAIQPVQQFAYTKGKNATDSAMIIDAMDLLYTQQLDGFCLASSDSDFTPLVMRIRANGLKVYGFGEKKTPMPFVNACSRFLYLENLIVESADDTSAPSAKPERVSSKALRGDSRITSLLRNAVEACVGEDDNWASLSSVGSHISNQTPFDPRNYGYKKLGDLIEATGLFETERRGSHLYLRDKRNKAKASGAA; this is encoded by the coding sequence ATGCAAGAAGAATCCCGAATCGCGCTGTTGATCGACGCCGACAACTGCCCCGCCAGCAAGATCGACCTGATGCTCGACGAGCTGGCCAAGTATGGCGTCACCAACATCCGCCGCGCCTATGGCAACTGGAAGAGCAGCAGCCTCAACGGCTGGGCCGACAAGGTGCACGAGTTCGCCATCCAGCCAGTGCAGCAGTTCGCCTACACCAAGGGCAAGAACGCCACCGACTCAGCGATGATCATCGACGCCATGGACCTGCTCTACACCCAGCAGCTCGACGGCTTCTGCCTCGCCTCGTCGGACTCCGACTTCACCCCGCTGGTCATGCGCATCCGCGCCAACGGCCTCAAGGTGTACGGCTTCGGCGAAAAGAAAACACCGATGCCCTTCGTCAATGCCTGCTCGCGCTTCCTCTATCTCGAAAACCTCATCGTCGAATCGGCCGACGACACCAGCGCCCCCTCGGCCAAGCCCGAGCGCGTCAGCAGCAAGGCCCTGCGCGGCGACTCGCGTATCACCAGCCTGCTGCGCAACGCGGTCGAAGCCTGCGTCGGCGAGGACGACAACTGGGCCAGCCTGTCCTCGGTGGGCTCGCACATCAGCAACCAGACGCCGTTCGACCCGCGCAACTACGGCTACAAAAAGCTCGGCGACCTGATCGAAGCCACCGGCCTGTTCGAGACCGAGCGCCGCGGCAGCCATCTCTACCTGCGCGACAAGCGCAACAAGGCCAAGGCCAGCGGCGCCGCGTGA
- a CDS encoding histone deacetylase, which translates to MQLFYADHFVLPLPPGHRFPMEKYSRLRERLVASGQFEATDFCVPDAADDTALLRAHSADYLQRVITGELSDAEQRRIGFPWSPEMVERSRRSAGATLAACRSALEHGCAANMAGGTHHAHRDFGSGFCVFNDAAVAALAMRAEGRVRRVAIIDCDVHQGDGTAAILADTPEVFTLSLHGDKNFPFRKTVSDRDIALPDGTGDADYLAALAPALDEVFTHFRPELVIYLAGADPHEGDRLGRLSLTFDGLAQRDALVLGTCRDQRIPIAIAMAGGYGHDINDTVAIHATTLRTAARLFRST; encoded by the coding sequence ATGCAACTTTTCTACGCCGACCACTTCGTCCTGCCGCTGCCGCCGGGCCACCGCTTCCCGATGGAAAAATACAGCCGCCTGCGCGAACGGCTGGTGGCCAGCGGGCAGTTCGAGGCGACCGATTTCTGCGTGCCCGACGCCGCCGACGACACCGCCTTGCTGCGCGCCCACAGCGCCGACTACCTCCAGCGCGTCATCACCGGCGAGCTCTCCGACGCCGAGCAGCGTCGCATCGGCTTCCCGTGGTCGCCCGAGATGGTCGAGCGCTCACGCCGCTCGGCCGGCGCCACGCTGGCCGCCTGCCGCAGCGCACTTGAACACGGTTGCGCCGCCAACATGGCCGGCGGCACGCATCATGCTCACCGCGATTTCGGATCGGGCTTTTGTGTATTCAACGACGCCGCCGTGGCCGCGCTGGCCATGCGTGCCGAAGGCCGGGTCAGGCGCGTCGCCATCATCGACTGCGATGTCCACCAGGGCGACGGCACCGCCGCCATCCTCGCCGACACGCCCGAGGTATTCACACTCAGCCTGCATGGCGACAAGAACTTCCCCTTTCGCAAAACGGTGTCCGACCGCGACATCGCCCTGCCCGACGGCACCGGCGACGCCGACTACCTCGCCGCCCTCGCCCCGGCGCTCGACGAGGTCTTTACGCATTTTCGGCCCGAGCTGGTGATCTACCTCGCCGGCGCCGACCCCCATGAAGGCGACCGCCTCGGCCGCCTCTCGCTCACCTTCGACGGCCTCGCCCAGCGCGATGCACTGGTGCTCGGCACCTGTCGCGACCAGCGCATTCCCATTGCCATCGCCATGGCCGGTGGCTATGGTCATGACATCAACGACACCGTCGCCATCCACGCCACCACATTACGCACAGCCGCCCGGCTGTTCCGGAGTACCTGA
- a CDS encoding DUF1615 domain-containing protein, giving the protein MHRLRPTIGLLTLLVLAGCQSTGYESRPSPSLPPEATVPGQQSPAPVISAPPAPSAPVSPAATAPLPAASRQAIDLLPDGIADRTGWARDIDTALDHLGIPRSADNLCAAMAVIEQESTWQADPVVTGLPRIVRKEIDSRAERYGIPKIVVSAALEKTSPDGRSYTKRIAALRTEKQMNTLFDDMLSELPLGKTLLSGFNPIRTGGPMQVSIAFAENHLRQRAYPYPRTGSVRHEVFTRRGGLYFGIANLLDYPANYPHPRYRFADFNAGQYSSRNAAFQSAITRVSGRKLAPDGDLLRYRGDTPSEDVSATEAALRTLAGRLHLSARQIRSDLEREKSADFSHTRLYDRLWQLAERKAGRALPREQLPDILLQSPKIQRKLTTAWFAKRVEWRYDRCLARAR; this is encoded by the coding sequence ATGCACCGCCTTCGGCCCACCATCGGCCTGCTGACGCTTCTGGTGCTGGCCGGCTGCCAGAGCACGGGCTATGAATCGCGCCCCTCGCCCAGCCTGCCGCCCGAGGCCACCGTGCCCGGACAGCAAAGCCCGGCGCCGGTCATCAGCGCGCCGCCGGCGCCCTCGGCCCCGGTCAGCCCCGCCGCGACGGCACCGCTGCCGGCAGCAAGCCGCCAGGCCATCGACCTCCTGCCCGACGGCATCGCCGACCGCACCGGCTGGGCGCGCGACATCGACACCGCGCTCGATCACCTCGGCATCCCCCGCAGCGCCGACAACCTGTGTGCCGCCATGGCCGTCATCGAGCAGGAGTCCACCTGGCAGGCCGACCCGGTCGTAACTGGCCTGCCGCGCATCGTGCGCAAGGAAATCGACAGCCGCGCCGAGCGCTACGGCATTCCCAAAATCGTCGTCAGCGCCGCGCTCGAAAAGACCTCGCCCGACGGCCGCAGCTACACCAAGCGCATCGCCGCCCTGCGTACCGAAAAGCAGATGAACACGCTGTTCGACGACATGCTCTCCGAACTGCCGCTGGGCAAGACCCTGCTCTCGGGCTTCAACCCCATCCGCACCGGCGGGCCGATGCAGGTCAGCATCGCCTTCGCCGAAAACCATCTGCGCCAGCGCGCCTACCCCTATCCGCGCACCGGCAGCGTGCGCCACGAGGTCTTCACCCGGCGCGGCGGCCTGTACTTCGGCATCGCCAACCTGCTCGACTACCCGGCCAACTACCCGCACCCGCGCTATCGCTTCGCCGACTTCAACGCCGGGCAATACAGCAGCCGCAACGCCGCCTTCCAGAGCGCCATCACCCGTGTGTCGGGCCGCAAGCTTGCGCCCGATGGCGATCTGCTGCGCTATCGCGGCGACACGCCCAGCGAAGACGTCAGCGCCACCGAAGCGGCCCTGCGCACGCTGGCCGGCCGCCTGCACCTGAGCGCCCGACAGATCCGCAGCGACCTGGAACGCGAAAAGTCGGCCGATTTCAGCCACACCCGCCTCTACGACCGCCTCTGGCAACTGGCCGAGCGCAAGGCCGGGCGCGCGCTGCCGCGCGAGCAGCTACCCGACATCCTGCTCCAGAGCCCGAAAATCCAGCGCAAGCTCACCACCGCCTGGTTCGCCAAGCGCGTCGAGTGGCGCTATGACCGCTGCCTGGCACGCGCGCGCTGA
- the folE gene encoding GTP cyclohydrolase I FolE, whose product MSDDCHHAPAPRRGIGIAREGDFDPVAFEKAVGDLLRACGVSTDGPHTGRTVQRVRELWQKRLLGGYELDPADALGDGFDDPRRDMVVVRGIAVHGICPHHLVPFRGVAHVAYLPGGRLHGFGRIARMVDAIGHRFTYQEWMTRDIAEVLVRHGQAAGAACLIEAEQLCLLLGEDRRGDERVITQAFAGSFETDLQARNEFLRAIGPSAL is encoded by the coding sequence ATGTCCGACGATTGCCATCACGCCCCCGCGCCGCGCCGCGGCATCGGCATCGCCCGCGAGGGCGACTTCGACCCTGTCGCCTTCGAAAAGGCCGTCGGCGACCTGCTGCGCGCCTGCGGCGTCTCGACGGACGGCCCGCACACCGGCCGCACCGTCCAGCGCGTGCGCGAACTGTGGCAAAAGCGCCTGCTCGGCGGCTACGAGCTCGACCCCGCCGATGCGCTCGGCGATGGCTTCGATGACCCGCGCCGCGACATGGTGGTGGTGCGCGGCATTGCGGTGCACGGCATCTGCCCGCACCACCTTGTGCCGTTTCGCGGCGTGGCCCATGTGGCCTATCTGCCGGGCGGCCGTCTGCACGGCTTTGGCCGCATCGCGCGCATGGTCGACGCCATCGGCCATCGCTTCACCTATCAGGAGTGGATGACTCGCGACATTGCCGAGGTGCTGGTCCGGCACGGCCAGGCCGCCGGCGCCGCCTGCCTGATCGAGGCCGAGCAACTGTGCCTGCTGCTGGGCGAAGACCGTCGCGGCGACGAGCGCGTCATCACCCAGGCCTTTGCCGGCAGTTTCGAAACCGACCTGCAGGCCCGCAACGAATTTCTGCGCGCCATCGGCCCGAGCGCCCTCTGA
- a CDS encoding DUF4212 domain-containing protein, with protein MTSPDKKSGDAYWKATLGLLTVILVLWFVVSFGFGIILQPALDSIHLGGYPLGFWFAQQGSIYVFLILIFWYAARMNKIDREHDVHED; from the coding sequence ATGACATCCCCTGATAAGAAATCAGGCGACGCTTACTGGAAGGCAACCCTCGGGTTGCTGACGGTAATCCTCGTCCTCTGGTTCGTCGTGTCGTTCGGCTTCGGCATCATTCTGCAGCCGGCGCTCGACAGTATCCACCTGGGCGGCTATCCGCTGGGCTTCTGGTTCGCCCAGCAAGGCTCGATTTACGTATTTTTGATCCTGATCTTCTGGTACGCGGCTCGCATGAACAAGATCGACCGCGAACATGACGTTCACGAAGACTAA
- a CDS encoding sodium:solute symporter family protein, with translation MDLKTLTFIVVGLSFALYIGVAIWARAGSTSDFYVAGGGVHPVVNGMATAADWMSAASFISMAGLIAFLGYGGSVYLMGWTGGYVLLAVLLAPYLRKFGKFTVPQFIGDRYYSNGARLVAVICLIFISFTYVAGQMRGVGIVFSRFLEVDIVTGLLVGMGLVFFYAVLGGMKGVTYTQVAQYCVLIFAYMVPAIFISLNLTGNVFPQLGLGGSVASGEPFLAKLDMVVHDLGFQEYTSGNKSYIDVIAITFALMAGTAGLPHVIVRFFTVPKVKDARSSAGWALVFISILYTTAPAVGAMARYNLHSTVTPGVLSGEVFAPESALSYEARPEWMKRWEATKLIKFEDKNGDGRIQYYNDKSKDAEFNAKVEAAGWKGNELTVDRDIMVLANPEIAKLPDWVIALVAAGGIAAALSTAAGLLLVISAAISHDLMKGILTPDLSEKAELLAGRLAAAVAVCVAGYLGYNPPGFVAQVVAFAFGLACASLFPTILLGIFSKTMNKEGAIAGMLTGLVFTFGYILYFKGIFITPMAENIPANWLFGISPEGIGSVGAALNMIVAFAVSKVTAPCPEHIQHLVEDIRTPRGAGAATGH, from the coding sequence ATGGATCTGAAAACACTTACCTTTATCGTCGTCGGCCTGTCCTTCGCGCTCTACATCGGGGTCGCGATCTGGGCACGTGCCGGCAGCACCAGCGACTTCTACGTCGCCGGCGGCGGTGTGCACCCGGTGGTCAACGGCATGGCAACGGCGGCTGACTGGATGTCCGCTGCGTCCTTCATCTCCATGGCCGGCCTGATCGCCTTCCTCGGTTACGGTGGCTCGGTCTACCTGATGGGCTGGACCGGCGGCTATGTGCTGCTCGCCGTGCTGCTCGCCCCCTACCTTCGCAAGTTCGGCAAGTTTACGGTGCCCCAGTTCATCGGCGACCGTTACTACTCGAACGGTGCGCGCCTGGTGGCGGTGATCTGCCTGATCTTCATCTCCTTCACCTACGTCGCTGGCCAGATGCGTGGCGTCGGTATCGTGTTCTCGCGCTTCCTCGAGGTCGATATCGTCACCGGCCTGCTCGTCGGTATGGGCCTGGTGTTCTTCTACGCCGTGCTCGGTGGCATGAAGGGCGTGACCTACACCCAGGTGGCACAGTACTGCGTGCTGATCTTCGCTTACATGGTGCCGGCGATCTTCATTTCGCTGAACCTGACCGGCAACGTCTTCCCGCAGCTGGGTCTGGGCGGGTCGGTGGCCTCCGGTGAGCCGTTCCTGGCCAAGCTGGACATGGTGGTGCATGACCTGGGCTTCCAGGAATACACCTCGGGCAACAAGTCGTACATCGACGTCATTGCCATCACCTTTGCGCTGATGGCCGGTACGGCTGGTCTGCCCCACGTGATCGTGCGCTTCTTCACCGTGCCGAAGGTCAAGGACGCCCGTTCGTCCGCTGGCTGGGCGCTGGTGTTCATCTCCATCCTCTACACCACGGCGCCGGCAGTTGGCGCCATGGCCCGCTACAACCTGCACTCCACGGTGACCCCGGGCGTGTTGAGCGGCGAGGTGTTTGCCCCGGAATCGGCGCTGAGCTACGAAGCTCGTCCTGAGTGGATGAAGCGTTGGGAAGCGACCAAGCTGATCAAGTTCGAAGACAAGAACGGTGACGGCCGCATCCAGTACTACAACGACAAGTCCAAGGATGCGGAATTCAACGCCAAGGTTGAAGCCGCTGGCTGGAAAGGCAACGAACTGACGGTTGACCGCGACATCATGGTGCTGGCCAACCCGGAAATCGCCAAGCTGCCCGACTGGGTGATCGCTCTGGTGGCTGCCGGTGGTATCGCTGCCGCACTGTCGACCGCTGCCGGCCTGCTGCTGGTGATCTCCGCGGCCATCTCGCATGACCTGATGAAGGGCATCCTGACGCCGGATCTGTCCGAGAAGGCCGAACTGCTGGCCGGCCGTCTGGCTGCAGCGGTGGCAGTGTGCGTGGCCGGTTATCTTGGCTACAACCCGCCGGGCTTCGTGGCTCAGGTGGTGGCCTTCGCCTTCGGTCTGGCCTGCGCCTCGCTGTTCCCGACCATCCTCCTGGGCATCTTCTCCAAGACGATGAACAAGGAAGGCGCGATCGCCGGCATGCTGACGGGCCTGGTCTTCACCTTCGGCTACATCCTGTACTTCAAAGGGATCTTCATTACGCCGATGGCGGAGAACATCCCGGCGAACTGGCTGTTCGGCATCTCGCCGGAAGGCATTGGCTCGGTCGGCGCGGCGCTGAACATGATCGTTGCCTTCGCCGTGTCCAAAGTCACCGCCCCGTGCCCGGAGCATATCCAGCACCTGGTCGAAGACATCCGCACCCCGCGTGGTGCAGGTGCCGCAACCGGTCACTGA
- a CDS encoding response regulator transcription factor → MRVLIVEDDMALAHGMATHLQAQGIAVEALDDGMAAQHRLAAGGIDMALIDVGLPGLSGYELVRGIRARKLPVAVILVTARDALSDRIYGLDLGADDYLAKPFELSELSARMRAVARRVGHLARTELSFGALKMDIEDHQATLLGEPMTLTGREWALLAALVEAAGRTVPKERLVADGSPNAVEVYISRLRPRLEVAGLVIRSVRGFGYRLEQRDADAPVRH, encoded by the coding sequence ATGCGTGTACTGATAGTCGAAGACGACATGGCGTTGGCGCACGGCATGGCGACCCATCTGCAGGCGCAGGGCATTGCCGTGGAAGCGCTCGACGACGGCATGGCCGCGCAGCACCGGCTGGCGGCCGGCGGTATCGACATGGCCTTGATCGATGTGGGGCTGCCGGGCCTGTCGGGCTATGAGCTGGTGCGGGGCATCCGCGCCAGAAAACTGCCGGTGGCGGTGATCCTGGTGACCGCCCGTGACGCCTTGTCGGATCGCATCTACGGGCTCGACCTCGGAGCGGATGACTACCTCGCCAAGCCCTTCGAACTGTCGGAACTGTCGGCCCGCATGCGGGCCGTGGCACGCCGCGTCGGGCATCTGGCACGCACGGAGCTGAGCTTCGGCGCCTTGAAGATGGACATCGAGGACCACCAGGCGACCCTGCTCGGCGAGCCGATGACCCTCACCGGGCGCGAGTGGGCACTGTTGGCGGCGCTGGTCGAGGCGGCCGGGCGCACCGTGCCGAAGGAGCGTCTGGTGGCCGATGGGTCGCCCAATGCGGTGGAAGTCTATATTTCGCGGCTGCGGCCGCGGCTTGAGGTTGCGGGGCTGGTCATCCGCAGTGTGCGGGGGTTTGGCTACCGCCTCGAGCAACGCGATGCCGATGCACCGGTCCGGCACTGA
- a CDS encoding sensor histidine kinase gives MPSLRRRLLRALVFPTLIALVGGVFAYRAASDVVSSAYDANLLNLANGVAHRIRLDADQLVMDMAAGGEALLRTDSVDTIFFRVRGDDGALIAGDVDLPSADALAIGATPEFYDVRYRDRAIRGVRLHRSVAGRGFYVTVAETLDKRRAALQQLLLGFGFALVAVGLAAAAIVRFAIPSGLAPLARLSAQLAQRGGDDLSAVDLASVPEELRALVRALNSLLARLADAREQQGSFLQNAAHQLRTPLANLQMQVELLGTCPEPGQLAHVRQATARVTRLANQLLALARAEAGERLRVDARPVDLAPLIDDMLDDWLAVADRKQIDLGVHRSTASVAGDGTLLRELVANLMDNALKYAPVGGRVNLHCAPHADAVFLTVEDDGPGIAPAERERVFRRFYRTPGSAGSGVGLGLAIVGEIVAAHRGSVVLETPSAGHGLRVRVRLPGIAGATEPLAG, from the coding sequence ATGCCCAGCCTTCGCCGGCGCCTGCTGCGTGCGCTGGTGTTCCCGACCCTGATCGCCCTGGTGGGCGGCGTCTTCGCGTATCGCGCGGCCAGCGATGTGGTCAGTTCGGCCTATGACGCAAATTTGCTGAATCTTGCCAACGGTGTTGCCCACCGGATCCGCCTGGACGCTGACCAGCTGGTGATGGACATGGCCGCCGGTGGCGAGGCACTGCTGCGCACCGATTCGGTTGACACCATTTTCTTTCGCGTCCGCGGGGACGACGGCGCGCTGATTGCCGGCGACGTGGACCTGCCGTCGGCGGACGCCCTGGCGATCGGCGCGACGCCGGAGTTCTACGACGTGCGTTATCGCGACCGCGCGATCCGCGGCGTGCGCCTGCACCGTTCGGTGGCGGGGCGGGGGTTTTATGTGACCGTGGCCGAAACCCTCGACAAGCGCCGCGCCGCGCTCCAGCAGTTATTGCTGGGCTTCGGGTTCGCCCTTGTTGCAGTCGGGCTGGCCGCGGCGGCCATCGTGCGTTTTGCCATTCCCTCCGGTCTGGCGCCCCTGGCGCGACTCAGTGCGCAGCTGGCGCAGCGCGGCGGCGATGACCTGTCGGCGGTGGATCTGGCGAGCGTTCCCGAAGAACTCAGGGCGCTGGTGCGCGCGCTCAACAGCCTGTTGGCCCGCCTGGCCGATGCGCGCGAGCAGCAGGGCAGCTTCCTGCAAAATGCGGCGCATCAGTTGCGCACGCCGCTGGCCAACCTGCAAATGCAGGTCGAACTGCTCGGCACCTGCCCGGAACCGGGCCAGCTGGCACATGTGCGCCAGGCGACGGCACGGGTCACCCGCCTGGCCAACCAGCTGCTCGCGCTGGCGCGCGCAGAGGCCGGTGAGCGACTGCGGGTGGACGCCCGGCCGGTCGACCTGGCGCCGCTGATCGACGACATGCTTGACGACTGGCTGGCGGTGGCGGATCGCAAGCAGATCGATCTGGGCGTGCACCGCAGCACCGCCAGCGTGGCGGGCGACGGCACGCTGCTCCGCGAACTGGTCGCCAATCTGATGGACAACGCGCTCAAGTACGCGCCAGTCGGCGGGCGGGTCAACCTGCACTGCGCGCCGCATGCCGACGCGGTGTTCCTGACGGTGGAAGACGACGGGCCGGGCATCGCCCCGGCAGAGCGCGAGCGGGTGTTCCGCCGCTTCTATCGCACGCCGGGGAGCGCCGGCAGCGGTGTCGGGCTGGGGCTGGCGATTGTTGGCGAGATCGTGGCGGCGCACCGCGGATCGGTGGTGCTCGAGACGCCATCGGCGGGCCACGGTTTGCGCGTGCGGGTTCGCTTGCCGGGTATTGCCGGCGCGACGGAGCCGCTGGCCGGGTGA
- a CDS encoding EAL domain-containing protein, whose amino-acid sequence MRDVLRVLVIEDNDQDFRLLERHLARSHLNCECTRAGTAAALAHALAQTDTPWQIILSDYRLPDIDIRRTVAQLARSHPDTPVILISGTIGEETAVDLLHAGVADFVSKSNLTRLVPAIDRAVAAAATRRARQHAERELQLRDRALAAAVNGVIITQADGDMPVVYVNPAVERITGYPAGEIVGRNCRFLQNDDHDQADIARLHEALSRGEPCMAVLRNYRKDGSLFWNRMSIWPVKDPQGDTTHFVGIQEDITEQRQADERLRQAAAVFDSSTEGMMITDLSATIIEVNRAFVEITGYERDEVIGQPTRLLRSGQHPPSFYQTLWRSLIDTGQWRGEVWNRRKNGEIYPEWLTLSTVRDASGAPLFYAGVFSDITTVKQSAQQLEHLAHHDPLTDLPNRMLLNARLDHAIDHANRSGASLAVLFLDLDRFKNINDVYGHPFGDQLLRQVADRLRACVRLDDTVARLGGDEFVVLLEEIKEPHSAVLVAEKIQLALNQPFAIELREQFVTASIGISIFPRDGTEAAELIRNADAAMYQVKEGGRFGFAFYTPELTQKAAERVRLENDLHKALDLDQFQLHYQPQVELSSGRITGVEALVRWQHPDRGLLYPSAFIAIAEESGLMPRIGRWILHAACQQARQWLDEGIDFGRIGVNIAASQLRRGDLVALTRDTLASTALPADKLELEVTEGFIMQQAAEAIPRLDALRQLGVAIAIDDFGTGYSSLSYLKRLPVTRLKIDQSFVRDIPGDKEDAAITRAIIALANSMGLDVIAEGVESAEQVAFLVAEGCHLAQGHHFSPAEPASTLTLWMRRRIHPVEG is encoded by the coding sequence ATGAGGGACGTGCTGCGCGTCCTCGTGATCGAGGACAATGACCAGGACTTCCGGCTCCTTGAACGCCACCTTGCCCGCAGCCATCTCAACTGCGAGTGCACCCGCGCAGGCACGGCGGCGGCGCTGGCCCACGCCCTGGCGCAGACCGATACCCCGTGGCAGATCATCCTCAGCGACTACCGGCTGCCGGACATCGACATCCGCCGCACGGTCGCCCAGCTCGCCCGCTCGCACCCCGACACACCGGTCATCCTGATCTCCGGGACCATCGGCGAGGAGACCGCTGTCGACCTGCTGCACGCCGGCGTCGCCGATTTCGTCAGCAAGTCCAACCTCACCCGCCTCGTCCCCGCCATCGATCGCGCCGTCGCCGCCGCTGCCACGCGCCGGGCGCGCCAGCACGCCGAGCGCGAACTGCAGTTGCGTGACCGGGCGCTGGCCGCGGCCGTCAACGGCGTCATCATCACCCAGGCCGACGGCGACATGCCGGTGGTGTATGTCAATCCGGCCGTCGAGCGCATCACCGGCTACCCGGCCGGCGAGATCGTCGGGCGCAACTGCCGCTTCCTGCAGAACGACGACCACGACCAGGCCGACATTGCACGGCTGCACGAGGCCCTCTCGCGCGGCGAACCCTGCATGGCCGTGCTGCGCAACTACCGCAAGGACGGCAGCCTGTTCTGGAACCGGATGAGCATCTGGCCGGTCAAGGATCCGCAGGGCGACACAACGCATTTCGTCGGCATCCAGGAAGACATCACCGAACAGCGCCAGGCCGATGAACGCCTGCGCCAGGCCGCGGCGGTTTTCGACAGCAGCACTGAGGGGATGATGATCACCGACCTGTCGGCAACGATCATCGAAGTCAATCGCGCCTTCGTCGAGATCACCGGCTATGAGCGCGACGAGGTCATCGGCCAGCCCACCCGCCTGCTGCGCTCGGGCCAGCATCCGCCGTCGTTCTACCAGACGCTGTGGCGCAGCCTGATCGACACCGGCCAGTGGCGCGGCGAGGTCTGGAATCGCCGCAAGAACGGCGAGATCTACCCCGAGTGGCTGACCCTCAGCACCGTGCGCGACGCCTCCGGCGCCCCGCTCTTCTATGCCGGCGTGTTTTCCGACATCACCACCGTCAAGCAATCGGCGCAGCAGCTAGAACACCTGGCGCACCACGACCCGCTCACCGATCTGCCCAACCGGATGCTGCTCAACGCGCGCCTCGACCACGCCATCGACCACGCCAACCGCAGCGGCGCATCGCTGGCCGTACTGTTCCTCGACCTCGACCGCTTCAAGAACATCAACGATGTCTACGGCCACCCCTTCGGCGACCAGCTCCTGCGCCAGGTCGCCGACCGCCTGCGCGCCTGCGTCCGGCTCGATGACACCGTCGCCCGCCTCGGCGGCGACGAGTTCGTGGTGCTGCTCGAGGAAATCAAGGAGCCACACAGCGCCGTGCTGGTCGCCGAGAAGATCCAGCTCGCGCTCAACCAGCCCTTCGCCATCGAGCTGCGCGAGCAGTTCGTCACCGCCAGCATCGGCATCAGCATCTTCCCGCGCGACGGCACCGAGGCCGCCGAGCTCATCCGCAACGCCGACGCCGCGATGTACCAGGTCAAGGAAGGCGGGCGTTTCGGCTTCGCCTTCTACACGCCGGAGCTGACGCAGAAGGCAGCCGAGCGCGTCCGCCTCGAGAACGACCTGCACAAGGCCCTGGATCTTGACCAGTTCCAGCTGCACTACCAGCCCCAGGTCGAGCTCAGCAGCGGACGGATCACCGGCGTCGAAGCCCTGGTGCGCTGGCAGCACCCCGACCGCGGGCTCCTCTATCCGTCCGCCTTCATCGCAATTGCAGAGGAAAGCGGCCTCATGCCCCGCATCGGCCGCTGGATCCTCCACGCCGCCTGCCAGCAGGCGCGCCAATGGCTGGACGAGGGTATCGACTTCGGCCGCATCGGCGTCAATATCGCCGCCTCGCAGCTGCGCCGTGGCGATCTCGTCGCCCTCACCCGCGACACCCTGGCCAGCACCGCACTACCGGCCGACAAGCTGGAGCTGGAGGTCACCGAAGGCTTCATCATGCAGCAGGCCGCCGAAGCCATTCCCCGGCTCGACGCCCTGCGCCAGCTCGGCGTGGCGATCGCGATCGACGACTTCGGCACCGGCTACTCCTCGCTGTCCTATCTCAAGCGGCTACCGGTCACCCGCCTCAAGATCGACCAGTCCTTCGTGCGCGACATCCCGGGCGACAAGGAGGATGCGGCCATCACCCGCGCCATCATCGCGCTGGCCAACAGCATGGGGCTGGACGTCATCGCCGAGGGGGTCGAAAGCGCTGAGCAGGTCGCCTTCCTGGTCGCCGAAGGCTGCCACCTTGCCCAGGGCCATCATTTCAGCCCGGCCGAGCCCGCCAGTACGCTGACGCTCTGGATGCGGCGCCGGATCCACCCGGTCGAAGGCTGA
- a CDS encoding response regulator produces the protein MMHRKLLLVEDDAQDLRLTLRALKRINVVNEVDVVNDGAAALDYLFCRGSHAGRDPSDGPAVVLLDIRLPKLSGLEVLEQMRGDERTRKIPVVMLTSSDEEQDILLSYDLGANSYVRKPLDPGEFTEAVAQLGMYWMLLNEPPKSTE, from the coding sequence ATGATGCATCGCAAGTTGCTGCTGGTTGAGGACGACGCACAGGACCTGCGCCTGACCCTGCGCGCACTCAAGCGCATCAACGTGGTCAACGAAGTGGACGTCGTCAACGATGGCGCCGCAGCGCTCGACTACCTGTTCTGCCGTGGCAGCCACGCCGGCCGCGACCCGTCCGATGGGCCGGCGGTCGTCCTGCTGGACATCCGCCTGCCCAAGCTCAGCGGCCTTGAGGTGCTCGAGCAGATGCGTGGCGACGAGCGCACCCGAAAGATTCCGGTTGTCATGCTGACCTCGTCCGACGAGGAACAGGACATCCTGCTCAGCTACGATCTGGGTGCCAACAGCTATGTGCGCAAACCGCTCGACCCGGGCGAGTTCACCGAAGCCGTCGCCCAGCTCGGCATGTACTGGATGCTGCTGAACGAACCGCCCAAGAGCACCGAATGA